One region of Wyeomyia smithii strain HCP4-BCI-WySm-NY-G18 chromosome 3, ASM2978416v1, whole genome shotgun sequence genomic DNA includes:
- the LOC129727250 gene encoding transcription factor E2f1, which produces MYTVQSKQKAQNQQYYVASSGSRVRITNMETNNKKTGDSYGLSGVGGGSSSSSTSSGGSGSTNRSMAYGSSVAGSRKASIGSGSDQSSEDYEEVKPDIKVSSHLLDHGYGYGVTPQYHPQPQQQQQSHHHLHSSSSSTSSNNHNSSQHHSGYHYHHSPTASTSGSSASSTVHYQHAKPTTPSRTGLQQSHKSASGDPQITNYFKAVKRRPQGSLSPPPSKIAKQSSSKTPSSTCSTPTSSVSSSSSKKRYSEGTRYDTSLGLLTKKFIDLLKDSRDGVVDLNIASTKLNVQKRRIYDITNVLEGIGILEKKSKNNIQWKCGNSLCNIEKNNRIQRERYLLEQKENMLDRMIVEMRQTTADNMQTPRYAYVTCQDLKSIDTLKEQTLLVMKTPPEAKIVLPDVQQPWEIFIKSEKGEIDVFVCPGSPNGGFGGAGSSSESFNGGSSTTGGGYGSSRSGPDPLLEDIDPLISPYSEKLFSPKNKLRCFTKPFGSAQRNLNRAFFSNLPVEVKVEPGSAVLNSMSTGQTTSSEPIPISRQPILVQKDLNLLSGSDASLRTPATTTDNLCFSTSVVKKERLDSDYIDYNSDSLLLDPKELPAEITNRNASLNDSKLSPETLLPQPPSDSSDTKEGLSAKSTPSNTREKNVMIDGFGNYSPFDLPEVLDVFQQLEPLENDYNFCLEHTEGVFDLFDFNF; this is translated from the exons ATGTACACGGTGCAGTCCAAGCAAAAAGCGCAAAATCAGCAGTACTATGTAGCGTCTAGTGGGAGCAGAGTTAGGATAACTAATATggaaacaaacaacaaaaagaCTGGCGATTCATATGGACTGAGCGGCGTCGGCGgcggcagcagtagcagcagcactagcagcgGCGGAAGCGGAAGTACAAATAGATCGATGGCTTATGGCAGCAGCGTTGCTGGTAGCAGGAAAGCTTCGATTGGTAGTGGTAGTGACCAATCTAGCGAAGATTATGAAGAGGTGAAGCCGGATATCAAAGTCAGCTCGCACCTCCTGGACCATGGGTATGGATATGGCGTAACGCCGCAATATCACCCACAAccacaacagcagcaacagagCCATCATCACCTTCATAGCAGTAGCAGTAGTACTAGTAGCAATAATCATAATAGTAGTCAACATCATAGTGGTTATCACTATCATCACAGTCCTACAGCGTCTACCTCTGGGTCATCGGCATCTAGCACTGTGCATTATCAACATGCCAAGCCAACGACACCCAGCCGGACGGGACTTCAGCAGTCGCACAAAAGTGCGAGCGGTGATCCGCAAATTACCAACTACTTCAAG GCGGTAAAACGTCGGCCGCAAGGCAGCCTGTCGCCACCCCCGAGCAAAATTGCCAAGCAGTCCAGCAGTAAAACACCGAGTTCTACATGCTCAACGCCAACGTCATCCGTGTCGTCTTCGTcgtcgaaaaaacggtactcGGAAGGAACCAG GTACGACACCTCTCTTGGCTTGCTGACGAAAAAGTTTATCGATCTGTTGAAGGATTCTCGCGACGGTGTGGTCGACTTGAACATTGCCTCCACGAAGCTAAACGTGCAAAAGCGGCGAATCTACGACATCACCAACGTGCTGGAGGGAATCGGTATTCTCGAGAAAAAGTCGAAAAACAACATCCAGTGGAAGTGTGGCAACTCGCTGTGCAATATCGAGAAAAACAATCGGATACAGCGCGAACGGTATCTGCTGGAGcagaaggaaaacatgctggacCGGATGATCGTTGAAATGCGCCAAACTACGGCGGATAACATGCAAACGCCTAGATATGCGTACGTTACCTGTCAAGATCTGAAGTCAATCGACACACTCAAAGAGCAAACGCTGCTGGTGATGAAGACACCGCCGGAGGCGAAGATTGTG CTACCCGACGTGCAACAGCCGTGGGAAATCTTTATCAAATCCGAAAAGGGCGAAATCGATGTCTTTGTATGCCCCGGCTCACCAAACGGAGGATTCGGTGGGGCTGGCAGCAGTAGTGAAAGCTTCAATGGGGGAAGCAGTACAACTGGGGGAGGCTACGGCAGCAGCAGGTCTGGGCCTGATCCTTTACTTGAAGACATCGACCCGCTGATATCGCCATACAGTGAAAAGTTGTTCAGCCCCAAAAATAAACTGA GATGTTTCACGAAACCTTTTGGTTCAGCGCAACGGAACCTCAACAGGGCGTTTTTCAGCAATCTCCCTGTGGAAGTTAAAGTGGAGCCTGGATCAGCCGTACTAAATTCAATGTCGACAGGACAGACAACTAGCAGCGAACCCATTCCTATTTCCAGGCAACCGATTCTCGTGCAAAAAGATTTGAATTTGCTGAGTGGAAGTGATGCCAGCCTAAGAACTCCAGCAACAACAACTGACAACCTGTGCTTTAGTACTAGTGTAGTTAAAAAGGAACGTTTAGATTCTGATTATATAGATTATAACAGTGATAGCCTGCTACTGGACCCAAAAGAACTTCCGGCGGAAATTACGAATAGGAATGCTTCTTTAAATGACAGTAAACTGAGTCCAGAGACGCTACTTCCTCAGCCGCCGTCAGACTCAAGCGATACGAAAGAGGGTCTCAGTGCCAAATCTACTCCAAGTAATACGCGCGAGAAAAATGTCATGATCGATGGATTTGGCAACTACAGTCCGTTTGATCTACCTGAAG tactggacgtgtttcaaCAGCTGGAGCCACTCGAAAATGATTATAACTTCTGCCTGGAACATACGGAAGGTGTGTTTGATTTgttcgattttaatttttag